A window of the Streptomyces sp. NBC_01351 genome harbors these coding sequences:
- a CDS encoding STAS domain-containing protein, with protein sequence MSLNVKERRNKTGTVLVATGEINSETSGSLLQTLLPLVREGKPLKIDLTAVTYVSSAGLRTLLVVYREAQHAGVAVTLYGVSEEVRFVMSATGFLDFFQTGEAAAAEAKAKARAAR encoded by the coding sequence ATGAGTCTCAACGTCAAGGAACGCCGCAACAAGACGGGCACCGTGCTCGTCGCCACCGGTGAGATCAACAGCGAGACCTCGGGCTCGCTGCTCCAGACCCTGCTGCCGCTGGTCCGCGAGGGCAAGCCGCTGAAGATCGACCTCACGGCCGTCACCTACGTGTCCAGCGCCGGCCTGCGCACGCTGCTCGTCGTCTACCGCGAGGCCCAGCACGCCGGCGTCGCGGTCACCCTCTACGGGGTGAGCGAGGAAGTCCGGTTCGTCATGTCGGCCACCGGCTTCCTCGACTTCTTCCAGACCGGCGAGGCCGCGGCCGCGGAAGCCAAGGCCAAGGCCAGGGCAGCGCGATGA
- a CDS encoding AGE family epimerase/isomerase, with product MADAVSFSFSDTIAGYVVRFDSGSRVLRLKTSDGREFDVSLAGDPSAELVRNLDEPYIDASGHIDEMLSPGRFLFAYGVHYPEHGGRFEAKRLVFLGRGAEDFRFEEPSWWIKQIESLADFYKRAQFGDGPVDFTEYRTEIRLGGDKTASHVQETDTISRLVYGMASAYLLTGKDEYLEVAERGTEYLRKHMRVVDGEEDVVFWYHGISVDGDTERKLFTSEFSDDYDAIPMYEQIYALAGPIQTYRVTGDVRIKNDADATIRLFDKFFFDPEQGGYYSHIDPILFSADHESLGENAERKNWNSVGDHAPAYLINLYLATGDQKYADFLEYTFDTIADRFPDYKNSPFVQERFMRDWSHDKAHSWQQDRAVVGHNLKIAWNLMRMNSLKAKPAYEELAKKIGEIMPAVGSDVQRGGWYDVVERVKSGDQETYRFAWHDRKAWWQQEQAILAYLILNGTVGGDANLREARQAQAFYNTFFLDHDEGAVYFNVLASGTPYLLGTERLKGSHSMSMYHSAELCYLSAVYNNLLVNGREMDFHFQPDPTNLPDRILRVSPDLLPAGSVRIASVEIDEKPYEDFDADALTVHLPDVQGRVKVKVRLRPVTK from the coding sequence ATGGCGGACGCCGTGAGCTTCTCCTTCTCCGACACCATCGCGGGCTACGTCGTCCGCTTCGACTCCGGATCGCGCGTCCTGCGGCTGAAGACCTCCGACGGCCGCGAGTTCGACGTCTCGCTGGCCGGCGACCCGAGCGCCGAGCTGGTCCGCAACCTCGACGAGCCCTACATCGACGCCTCCGGGCACATCGACGAGATGCTCTCGCCCGGCCGCTTCCTCTTCGCGTACGGCGTCCACTACCCGGAGCACGGCGGGCGGTTCGAAGCCAAGCGCCTGGTGTTCCTGGGCCGCGGCGCCGAGGACTTCCGCTTCGAGGAACCCAGCTGGTGGATCAAGCAGATCGAGTCGCTGGCCGACTTCTACAAGCGGGCCCAGTTCGGCGACGGACCGGTGGACTTCACCGAGTACCGCACCGAGATCCGGCTCGGCGGCGACAAGACCGCCAGCCACGTCCAGGAGACCGACACGATCTCCCGGCTGGTCTACGGCATGGCCTCGGCCTACCTGCTGACCGGCAAGGACGAGTACCTGGAGGTCGCCGAGCGCGGCACCGAGTACCTGCGCAAGCACATGCGGGTCGTGGACGGCGAGGAGGACGTGGTCTTCTGGTACCACGGCATCAGCGTCGACGGGGACACCGAGCGCAAGCTGTTCACCTCGGAGTTCTCCGACGACTACGACGCGATCCCGATGTACGAGCAGATCTACGCGCTGGCCGGCCCCATCCAGACGTACCGGGTCACCGGCGACGTCCGGATCAAGAACGACGCGGACGCCACCATCCGGCTGTTCGACAAGTTCTTCTTCGACCCGGAGCAGGGTGGCTACTACTCGCACATCGACCCGATCCTCTTCAGCGCCGACCACGAGTCCCTCGGGGAGAACGCCGAGCGCAAGAACTGGAACTCGGTCGGCGACCACGCGCCCGCGTACCTGATCAACCTGTACCTGGCGACCGGCGACCAGAAGTACGCCGACTTCCTGGAGTACACCTTCGACACCATCGCGGACCGGTTCCCGGACTACAAGAACAGCCCCTTCGTCCAGGAGCGCTTCATGCGCGACTGGTCGCACGACAAGGCGCACAGCTGGCAGCAGGACCGTGCCGTCGTCGGCCACAACCTGAAGATCGCCTGGAACCTGATGCGGATGAACTCGCTGAAGGCCAAGCCGGCCTACGAGGAGCTCGCCAAGAAGATCGGCGAGATCATGCCGGCCGTCGGCAGCGACGTGCAGCGCGGCGGCTGGTACGACGTCGTCGAGCGGGTCAAGTCCGGGGACCAGGAGACGTATCGTTTCGCCTGGCACGACCGCAAGGCCTGGTGGCAGCAGGAGCAGGCGATCCTCGCCTACCTCATCCTGAACGGCACCGTCGGCGGCGACGCGAACCTGCGCGAGGCCCGGCAGGCGCAGGCCTTCTACAACACCTTCTTCCTCGACCACGACGAGGGAGCCGTCTACTTCAACGTGCTCGCCAGCGGTACGCCGTACCTGCTCGGGACCGAGCGGCTCAAGGGCAGCCACTCGATGTCCATGTACCACTCGGCGGAGCTCTGCTACCTCTCCGCCGTCTACAACAACCTCCTCGTCAACGGCCGGGAGATGGACTTCCACTTCCAGCCCGACCCGACGAACCTGCCCGACCGGATCCTGCGCGTCTCGCCCGACCTGCTCCCGGCGGGCTCCGTGCGGATCGCCTCCGTGGAGATCGACGAGAAGCCGTACGAGGACTTCGACGCGGACGCGCTGACGGTCCACCTCCCCGACGTCCAGGGGCGGGTCAAGGTCAAGGTCCGGCTCCGGCCCGTGACCAAGTAG
- a CDS encoding NADPH-dependent F420 reductase, translating to MRTGIIGTGRIGSTLARILVAAGHEVVVANARGPQSLGPLLAELGPAASAAHPAEAAARADLLVLMVPFDGVRGLLPPHVVQDKVIVDATNAFGGAGTPAARGGSGSSDLVAEWYPGAQIVKSLNTMHFETLAVAGTAPGERLAHFTAGDDVKAKEIVAGIISDLGFVPVDTGPLHSGGILQEPGGPLFNRPLTEAQALAWISH from the coding sequence ATGCGGACAGGCATCATCGGCACCGGCCGGATCGGCTCGACCCTCGCCAGGATCCTCGTGGCCGCGGGCCACGAGGTCGTGGTCGCCAACGCCCGCGGCCCGCAGAGCCTCGGCCCGCTCCTGGCGGAACTGGGACCGGCGGCCTCGGCGGCGCACCCCGCCGAGGCCGCCGCCCGGGCCGATCTCCTGGTGCTGATGGTGCCCTTCGACGGCGTGCGCGGACTGCTGCCGCCGCACGTCGTGCAGGACAAGGTGATCGTGGATGCCACCAACGCGTTCGGCGGCGCCGGCACCCCGGCCGCGCGAGGCGGCAGCGGCTCCAGCGATCTCGTCGCCGAGTGGTATCCCGGTGCCCAGATCGTGAAATCCCTCAACACCATGCATTTCGAAACACTCGCTGTCGCCGGCACCGCACCCGGAGAGCGCCTGGCGCATTTCACAGCGGGCGATGACGTGAAAGCAAAGGAAATCGTCGCGGGAATCATCTCGGACCTGGGATTCGTACCCGTCGACACCGGCCCGCTGCACTCCGGAGGAATTCTCCAGGAGCCCGGCGGGCCCCTATTCAACCGGCCGCTCACGGAAGCGCAGGCGCTGGCATGGATATCACACTGA
- a CDS encoding (2Fe-2S)-binding protein yields the protein MNVNGRSEQFPAQPNELLVERLRDGLGLTGTKVGCDTGQCGSCVVRLDGKSVKSCLILTVSAAGSEVTTIEGVTTPGGELTGLQEALREEHGTQCGFCTPGMVMALGELVDSTAGGEAPTEPEIREWLTGNLCRCTGYHSVVRGVQRACEAARQEV from the coding sequence CTGAATGTGAACGGCAGATCCGAGCAGTTCCCGGCGCAGCCGAACGAACTGCTCGTGGAACGGCTCCGCGACGGCCTCGGCCTCACCGGAACCAAGGTGGGCTGTGACACCGGCCAGTGCGGCTCCTGCGTGGTCCGGCTCGACGGCAAGTCCGTCAAGAGCTGCCTGATCCTCACCGTCTCGGCCGCCGGCTCCGAGGTCACCACCATCGAGGGCGTCACCACCCCCGGCGGCGAACTCACCGGCCTCCAGGAGGCGCTGCGCGAGGAACACGGCACCCAGTGCGGCTTCTGCACCCCCGGCATGGTCATGGCACTCGGCGAGCTCGTCGACTCCACCGCCGGCGGCGAGGCCCCGACCGAGCCCGAGATCCGCGAGTGGCTCACCGGGAACCTCTGCCGCTGCACCGGCTACCACAGCGTCGTCCGCGGCGTGCAGCGCGCCTGCGAAGCCGCAAGACAGGAGGTGTGA
- a CDS encoding MinD/ParA family protein, protein MTRTIVVHSHRGGTGKSSVLANLALLLAAEGRRVGVVDTDIQSPTLDLLFRLGPGLSLADYLLGRCEIEAAAQQVALPGLYVVPARTGTAALQEIMTSGYDVGLLPEGFDRLAVHFALDMLLLDTHAGLNNESVTAMASADVLMIMARADRIDLSGVEETIALAGRLPCRRTLVLSMAPAGIDREAARRRAQEVYGAPLAGILPYSPEMAALYGERIFAEAHPDHPLVGEFRTIISALDARDEVSRA, encoded by the coding sequence ATGACCCGCACCATCGTGGTGCACTCGCACCGCGGTGGCACGGGCAAGTCCTCGGTACTGGCGAACCTCGCGCTGCTCCTGGCGGCCGAGGGGCGCCGGGTCGGGGTGGTGGACACCGACATCCAGTCACCCACCCTCGACCTGCTCTTCCGGCTCGGGCCCGGCCTGTCCCTGGCGGACTACCTGCTCGGCCGCTGCGAGATCGAGGCCGCGGCCCAGCAGGTGGCCCTCCCCGGGCTGTACGTCGTACCGGCCCGGACCGGGACGGCCGCCCTGCAGGAGATCATGACCAGCGGATACGACGTGGGGCTGCTCCCGGAGGGCTTCGACCGGCTGGCCGTCCACTTCGCCCTCGACATGCTGCTGCTCGACACCCACGCCGGACTCAACAACGAGTCGGTGACGGCCATGGCCAGCGCCGACGTACTGATGATCATGGCGCGGGCCGACCGGATCGACCTCTCCGGCGTCGAGGAGACCATCGCCCTCGCCGGGCGCCTGCCCTGCCGGCGGACCCTGGTGCTGAGCATGGCCCCCGCCGGAATCGACCGGGAAGCCGCCCGGCGACGTGCCCAGGAGGTCTACGGAGCACCCCTGGCCGGAATCCTTCCGTACTCGCCGGAAATGGCGGCGCTGTACGGAGAGCGCATATTTGCAGAAGCCCATCCCGACCACCCACTGGTCGGTGAATTCCGCACCATCATCTCGGCGTTGGACGCACGTGACGAAGTATCGCGGGCCTGA
- a CDS encoding STAS domain-containing protein codes for MPLSVSLSIEGDTTVIELTGELDAKTAPDFHQTIEKAAGHGTTTVEIRMAGVGYMASAGLRSLVFAQQKVADDVTIKVVGAIEPVSRTIRTAGLDRSIVLSDE; via the coding sequence ATGCCCCTTTCCGTGTCCCTGAGCATCGAGGGCGACACCACCGTGATCGAGCTGACGGGCGAGCTGGACGCCAAGACCGCGCCGGACTTCCACCAGACCATCGAGAAGGCCGCCGGGCACGGCACGACCACCGTGGAGATCCGGATGGCCGGCGTCGGCTACATGGCCAGCGCCGGACTGCGCTCGCTGGTCTTCGCCCAGCAGAAGGTCGCCGACGACGTCACCATCAAGGTGGTGGGCGCCATCGAACCCGTGTCCCGGACCATCCGGACGGCCGGCCTCGACCGGAGCATCGTCCTCTCCGACGAGTGA
- a CDS encoding PP2C family protein-serine/threonine phosphatase translates to MPSTTVIILDEYPPPPPELLGALRTMDAELVTRSLTELREGPLEQLPVADVLLAPAEADGEAVRTVVRRLRRSAGAPIVVVWTVTEFAALEEHVRIGHDYLVPPFLPALVGARLHSCSERAGLGRTLREADARAELMGYEKELEIGREIQAGFLPERLPVPDGWEIDVRFRPARQVAGDFYDVFEISRGRRLAFVVADVCDKGVGAALFMALIRSLLRHTAENSGLQHLVAGRTGGSRRIPVVGATPLLNAVTATNGYLTRNHLRQGYFATLFFGVLDPLTGSLVYINGGHNPPLMLHADGSPPRALETTGPAVGVHPDCVYTLGYAQLNPGDTLFAFTDGVPEARCPQGRFLGDERMLELLAGPPVSGREVVDRIDWAVREHTGTAEQHDDVTMLALHRPRAARGPHADGTGYQVVA, encoded by the coding sequence ATGCCCTCCACGACCGTGATCATCCTCGACGAGTACCCGCCACCGCCGCCCGAACTGCTGGGCGCGCTGCGGACCATGGACGCGGAACTCGTCACCCGCTCCCTCACGGAGCTCCGCGAAGGCCCGCTGGAACAGCTGCCCGTCGCGGACGTGCTGCTCGCCCCTGCCGAGGCCGACGGGGAGGCCGTGCGGACGGTCGTACGCCGACTGCGCCGCTCGGCCGGGGCACCCATCGTGGTCGTCTGGACCGTGACGGAGTTCGCCGCACTGGAGGAACACGTACGGATCGGGCACGACTACCTCGTCCCGCCCTTCCTGCCCGCCCTGGTCGGGGCCCGCCTGCACAGCTGCTCGGAGCGCGCCGGACTCGGCCGCACCCTGCGCGAAGCCGATGCCCGCGCCGAACTCATGGGCTACGAGAAGGAGCTGGAGATCGGCCGGGAGATCCAGGCGGGCTTCCTGCCCGAACGGCTGCCCGTCCCGGACGGCTGGGAGATCGACGTCCGGTTCCGGCCGGCCCGCCAGGTCGCCGGGGACTTCTACGACGTCTTCGAGATATCCCGCGGCCGCCGGCTCGCCTTCGTCGTCGCCGACGTCTGCGACAAGGGAGTCGGCGCCGCACTCTTCATGGCGCTCATCCGCTCCCTGTTGCGGCACACCGCGGAGAACAGCGGACTCCAGCACCTGGTCGCCGGACGCACCGGAGGCAGCCGCCGCATCCCGGTGGTCGGCGCCACCCCGCTGCTCAACGCGGTCACCGCCACCAACGGCTACCTCACCCGCAACCACCTGCGGCAGGGCTACTTCGCCACCCTCTTCTTCGGGGTGCTCGACCCGCTCACCGGCAGCCTCGTCTACATCAACGGCGGCCACAACCCGCCCCTGATGCTGCACGCCGACGGGAGCCCGCCGCGCGCGCTGGAGACCACCGGGCCGGCCGTCGGGGTCCACCCCGACTGCGTCTACACCCTCGGGTACGCCCAGCTGAACCCGGGCGACACCCTCTTCGCCTTCACCGACGGAGTGCCCGAGGCCCGCTGCCCACAAGGCCGCTTCCTCGGCGACGAACGCATGCTGGAACTGCTCGCCGGCCCCCCTGTCAGCGGCAGGGAGGTCGTCGACCGCATCGACTGGGCGGTGCGCGAACACACCGGCACCGCCGAACAGCACGACGACGTCACCATGCTGGCCCTGCACCGGCCACGTGCGGCGCGGGGGCCGCACGCGGACGGTACCGGCTACCAGGTGGTGGCCTGA
- a CDS encoding type 1 glutamine amidotransferase domain-containing protein produces MKILVVMTAKATLHLLDGEQHPSGFWAEEFVVPYQLFKAAGHVVDVATIGGQAPTVDQTSIDPQFLQWVRPQGSPDEDAANAAAYVRAIEEAPQLKAPIALETLTEKDIADYDGVYVSGGHGAIGDLPKSDELAQILRWVIGQDKPLATVCHGHTSLLALRDGEGRWPFEGYRMTAFSHSEELVTNMAGRLPLILEVELTRLGARYEKAEAIWDSHVVVDRKLTTGQNPYSSKALAETFLSQLAQG; encoded by the coding sequence ATGAAGATTCTCGTCGTCATGACGGCCAAGGCCACCCTCCACCTGCTGGACGGCGAACAGCACCCCTCGGGATTCTGGGCCGAGGAATTCGTCGTCCCTTATCAGCTGTTCAAGGCCGCCGGGCACGTCGTGGACGTCGCGACGATCGGAGGTCAGGCGCCCACGGTCGACCAGACGAGCATCGACCCCCAGTTCCTCCAGTGGGTCCGCCCCCAGGGTTCGCCCGACGAGGACGCGGCGAACGCCGCCGCGTACGTCCGGGCCATCGAAGAGGCCCCCCAGCTGAAGGCCCCGATCGCGCTGGAGACCCTCACCGAGAAGGACATCGCCGACTACGACGGCGTCTACGTCAGCGGCGGCCACGGAGCCATCGGCGACCTGCCGAAGTCCGACGAACTCGCCCAGATCCTGCGCTGGGTCATCGGGCAGGACAAGCCGCTCGCCACCGTGTGCCACGGCCACACCTCGCTGCTCGCCCTGCGCGACGGTGAAGGCCGCTGGCCCTTCGAGGGCTACCGCATGACGGCCTTCTCGCACAGCGAGGAGCTGGTCACGAACATGGCCGGCCGGCTCCCGCTGATCCTGGAGGTCGAGCTCACCCGGCTCGGCGCCCGCTACGAGAAGGCCGAAGCGATCTGGGACTCGCACGTGGTCGTCGACCGCAAGCTCACGACCGGCCAGAACCCGTACTCCTCCAAGGCCCTCGCCGAGACGTTCCTAAGCCAGCTCGCGCAGGGCTGA
- the glgX gene encoding glycogen debranching protein GlgX, which produces MSEAQSEQVLRVDAYPTHEVGGYRVRAGKPFPFGANVVPGGVSFSVFSDQATSMTLVIFKRGEPEPMAELEFPEEFRTGSVFAMTVFGLDHENIEYGYRADGPYDPVSGHRFDARQVLSDPYARLIAGRDVWGDEPDRTRGYQYRSRVCLQDFDWGDDTPLGIPAEDLVVYETHVRGFTRHPNSQVTAPGTFAGLREKIPYLKELGVNCIELLPVFEFDESDNPRTNPETGERLFDYWGYNTVSFFAPKAGYAATGRYGMQGDEFRTLIKELHAAGIEVILDVVFNHTAEGNEQGPTISFKGLDNATYYMLTPEGYYFNFSGTGNTVNCNHPVVRNYVLDCLRHWVADYHIDGFRFDLAAILGRALDGTPLPNPPLLELLAYDPVLRHTKLIAEAWDAGGLYEVGNFPAYGRWAEWNGKYRDTVRSFLKGDPGVTGELATRIAGSPDLYSSRGTAASVNFLTAHDGFTLADLVSYNDKHNEANGEGNNDGANDNASWNCGAEGPTDDPEINALRTRQMKNALAILFTSQGIPMLLAGDEVARTQGGNNNTYCQDNELSWFDWDQVDDNAELLRFTREMIAFRKHHRELRSTAHPTGRIRENLGLPDISWHGERAWQPDWSAESRLLAVARCGTGDDDVVYVAMNSHWESHDLELPALPGGRSWHLFADTGAGAPHDIRTPGTEQELDNAGKYLIGPRSVVILVGRTNDPEELDTP; this is translated from the coding sequence ATGAGCGAGGCCCAGTCCGAGCAGGTCCTGCGCGTCGACGCGTACCCGACCCACGAAGTGGGCGGGTACCGCGTCCGCGCCGGCAAACCGTTCCCCTTCGGGGCCAACGTGGTCCCCGGCGGGGTCAGCTTCTCCGTCTTCTCCGACCAGGCCACCTCCATGACCCTGGTCATCTTCAAGCGCGGAGAACCCGAGCCGATGGCCGAACTGGAGTTCCCCGAGGAATTCCGCACCGGCAGCGTCTTCGCCATGACCGTCTTCGGCCTCGACCACGAGAACATCGAGTACGGGTACCGGGCCGACGGCCCCTACGACCCGGTCAGCGGCCACCGCTTCGACGCCCGGCAGGTCCTCTCCGACCCCTACGCCCGGCTGATCGCCGGCCGCGACGTATGGGGCGACGAGCCCGACCGCACCCGTGGCTACCAGTACCGCTCCCGCGTCTGCCTCCAGGACTTCGACTGGGGCGACGACACCCCGCTGGGCATCCCCGCCGAGGACCTCGTCGTCTACGAGACCCACGTGCGCGGCTTCACCCGGCACCCCAACTCGCAGGTCACCGCTCCCGGCACCTTCGCGGGGCTGCGCGAGAAGATCCCGTACCTCAAGGAACTCGGGGTGAACTGCATCGAGCTGCTCCCCGTGTTCGAGTTCGACGAGAGCGACAACCCGCGGACCAACCCGGAGACGGGCGAGCGGCTCTTCGACTACTGGGGCTACAACACCGTCTCGTTCTTCGCGCCCAAGGCCGGCTACGCCGCCACCGGACGCTACGGGATGCAGGGCGACGAGTTCCGCACCCTGATCAAGGAGCTGCACGCGGCCGGCATCGAGGTCATCCTCGACGTCGTCTTCAACCACACCGCCGAGGGCAACGAGCAGGGCCCGACGATCTCCTTCAAGGGGCTCGACAACGCCACGTACTACATGCTCACGCCCGAGGGGTACTACTTCAACTTCAGCGGCACCGGCAACACCGTCAACTGCAACCACCCCGTCGTGCGCAACTACGTGCTCGACTGCCTGCGCCACTGGGTCGCCGACTACCACATCGACGGCTTCCGCTTCGACCTCGCGGCCATCCTCGGCCGGGCCCTGGACGGCACCCCGCTGCCCAACCCGCCGCTGCTGGAACTGCTCGCCTACGACCCGGTCCTGCGGCACACCAAGCTCATCGCCGAGGCCTGGGACGCCGGCGGCCTCTACGAGGTCGGCAACTTCCCGGCGTACGGCCGCTGGGCCGAGTGGAACGGGAAGTACCGCGACACCGTGCGCAGCTTCCTGAAGGGCGACCCGGGCGTCACCGGCGAGCTCGCCACCCGGATCGCCGGCTCGCCCGACCTCTACTCCAGCCGCGGAACCGCCGCCTCGGTCAACTTCCTGACCGCGCATGACGGTTTCACCCTCGCCGACCTCGTCTCGTACAACGACAAGCACAACGAGGCCAACGGCGAGGGCAACAACGACGGCGCCAACGACAACGCCAGCTGGAACTGCGGCGCGGAGGGGCCCACCGACGACCCCGAGATCAACGCGCTGCGCACCCGGCAGATGAAGAACGCCCTCGCCATCCTCTTCACCAGCCAGGGCATCCCGATGCTGCTGGCCGGGGACGAGGTCGCGCGGACCCAGGGCGGCAACAACAACACGTACTGCCAGGACAACGAACTGTCCTGGTTCGACTGGGACCAGGTCGACGACAATGCCGAACTGCTCCGGTTCACGCGGGAGATGATCGCCTTCCGCAAGCACCACCGGGAACTGCGCTCGACCGCGCACCCCACCGGCCGGATCCGCGAGAACCTGGGTCTGCCCGACATCAGCTGGCACGGGGAGCGGGCCTGGCAGCCCGACTGGTCGGCCGAGAGCCGGCTGCTGGCGGTGGCCCGCTGCGGCACCGGTGACGACGACGTGGTGTACGTGGCCATGAACTCGCACTGGGAATCGCACGACCTGGAACTACCGGCCCTGCCCGGCGGACGCAGCTGGCACCTGTTCGCCGACACCGGGGCCGGGGCGCCGCACGACATCCGCACCCCGGGCACCGAGCAGGAACTCGACAACGCCGGGAAGTACCTGATCGGCCCCCGATCGGTCGTGATCCTCGTCGGCCGCACCAACGATCCCGAAGAGCTCGACACGCCCTGA
- a CDS encoding ATP-binding protein — protein sequence MTTVTDMVELARKPAVLEVPATVGALGEIASFVLRLAGRAGLDKGAAYRIRLAVDELATNIVMHGYRGGDGRITVRGRSGPGEVRIVIEDGAPAFDPVEGRLPPAPGVRPEERRIGGLGIHLALTSVDEFSYRRTDGRNISTLTVKAEGTDPCPPRP from the coding sequence GTGACCACCGTGACCGACATGGTCGAACTGGCGAGGAAGCCCGCCGTACTGGAGGTGCCCGCGACGGTGGGGGCACTGGGCGAGATCGCCTCGTTCGTCCTGCGGCTGGCCGGACGGGCGGGCCTGGACAAGGGCGCCGCCTACCGGATTCGGCTGGCCGTGGACGAACTGGCCACGAACATCGTGATGCACGGGTACCGGGGAGGCGACGGGCGGATCACCGTCCGCGGCCGCTCCGGCCCGGGCGAGGTGCGCATCGTCATCGAGGACGGCGCACCCGCCTTCGACCCCGTCGAAGGCCGCCTCCCGCCCGCCCCCGGGGTCCGCCCCGAGGAACGGCGGATCGGCGGCCTCGGCATCCACCTGGCACTGACCAGCGTGGACGAGTTCAGCTACCGACGCACGGACGGCCGCAACATCAGCACGCTGACCGTGAAAGCTGAGGGGACGGACCCATGCCCTCCACGACCGTGA
- a CDS encoding aldehyde dehydrogenase family protein has protein sequence MTQRALSDQPLANPGKLFIGGTWVPAQDGRTEPDISPVDGQEIVPVAQATAADADAAVAAARKAYEEGPWSRLSAQERALRLNRVGELIERDLEEIALLETVDMGKPFAFSSTVDAPMAAQLMHYYAGAVTRVDGSSRAPAGGQLAYTLREPLGVVCAITPFNFPLLLSMTKIAPALAAGNTVVHKPSPATPLTALKIAELFQEAEIPDGVLNVITGPGVELGETLTDHPDIDKIAFTGSTAVGQSIIRKAAGTLKKVTMELGGKSANIVFADADLDAAEELAFFGIYYNKGEICTAGSRLLLQRPIHDELVERLVRRAAALKPGDPRDPATLFGPLAHRGQFEKVSSYIEVGEKEGAILRTGGTGWTPEGASSQGLYFLPTVFTGVDNGMRIAQEEIFGPVLSIIPFDTEEDAVRIANDSAYGLAAGVHTKDLRRAHRVASQIKAGTVWVNCYNQYDPAVPYGGYKASGYGRECGPESLESYTQTKSVWIGMD, from the coding sequence ATGACACAGCGCGCGCTCAGCGACCAGCCCCTGGCCAACCCCGGGAAGTTGTTCATCGGCGGCACATGGGTCCCGGCCCAGGACGGCCGTACCGAGCCGGACATCAGCCCCGTGGACGGACAGGAGATCGTGCCGGTGGCTCAGGCCACCGCCGCCGACGCGGACGCGGCGGTGGCCGCCGCCCGCAAGGCGTACGAGGAAGGTCCGTGGAGCAGACTGTCGGCCCAGGAGCGCGCGCTGCGGCTGAACCGGGTCGGTGAGCTCATCGAGCGCGACCTGGAGGAGATCGCCCTCCTGGAGACCGTGGACATGGGCAAGCCGTTCGCGTTCTCCAGCACGGTCGACGCCCCCATGGCCGCCCAGCTCATGCACTACTACGCCGGCGCCGTGACCCGCGTCGACGGCTCCTCGAGGGCCCCGGCCGGCGGACAGCTCGCCTACACCCTGCGCGAACCGCTCGGCGTGGTCTGCGCCATCACCCCGTTCAACTTCCCGCTGCTGCTGTCGATGACGAAGATCGCGCCGGCCCTCGCGGCCGGCAACACCGTCGTCCACAAGCCCTCCCCGGCCACCCCGCTCACCGCCCTGAAGATCGCCGAGCTCTTCCAGGAGGCGGAAATTCCGGACGGCGTGTTGAACGTCATCACCGGTCCGGGCGTGGAACTGGGGGAGACCCTCACCGACCACCCGGACATCGACAAGATCGCGTTCACCGGATCCACCGCGGTGGGCCAGTCCATCATCCGCAAGGCGGCCGGCACCCTGAAGAAGGTGACGATGGAACTCGGCGGCAAGTCCGCCAACATCGTCTTCGCCGACGCCGACCTCGACGCCGCCGAGGAACTCGCCTTCTTCGGCATCTACTACAACAAGGGCGAGATCTGCACTGCCGGATCCCGCCTGCTGCTCCAGCGCCCCATCCACGACGAGCTGGTCGAACGCCTGGTGCGCCGCGCCGCCGCCCTCAAGCCCGGCGACCCGCGCGACCCGGCCACGCTCTTCGGACCGCTGGCCCACCGCGGCCAGTTCGAGAAGGTCAGCTCCTACATCGAGGTGGGCGAGAAGGAGGGTGCGATCCTGCGCACCGGCGGCACCGGCTGGACCCCGGAGGGCGCCTCCAGCCAGGGCCTGTACTTCCTGCCGACCGTCTTCACCGGCGTCGACAACGGCATGCGGATCGCCCAGGAGGAGATCTTCGGCCCGGTCCTGTCGATCATCCCCTTCGACACCGAGGAGGACGCCGTGCGCATCGCGAACGACAGCGCGTACGGCCTCGCCGCCGGCGTCCACACCAAGGACCTGCGGCGGGCCCACCGGGTCGCCTCGCAGATCAAGGCCGGCACGGTCTGGGTGAATTGCTACAACCAGTACGACCCCGCCGTGCCCTACGGCGGCTACAAGGCCTCCGGATACGGCCGCGAGTGCGGACCGGAATCCCTGGAGAGCTACACCCAGACCAAGTCGGTCTGGATCGGCATGGACTGA